DNA from Chryseomicrobium sp. FSL W7-1435:
GTTTCCAAGAATTTTCTTCTTGAACGGAGAAACAGCTTCCATGTCTTCGAGATGTTTTTTAACATCTGTATTCGTTGGCACGAAGTATTTCGCCGGTGTTTCTACTTGTAGGTTGAAATCAGTTGGTTCGTTGATGTATGGGAATTCTATTGGAAGAATCTCATTGAAAATCACTTTACCTACTGTCGTTAATAACAACATTTTGTTTTGCTCTTCTGTAAACGTTTGGTTGTTTAAAGAAGCAGCAGCGATTGCGATACGTGAATGTAAATGAACATGACCATTCGTGTACGCAAGTAAAACTTCATCTGGTCCGTAGAAGATAGAACCTTCACCTGTTGCACCTTGACGCTCAAGTGTTAAGTAGTAGTTTCCTAATACCATATCCTGAGATGGTGTAACGACTGGTTTTCCGTCTTTCGGGTTCAAGATGTTTTGAGCAGCTAGCATCAAGAGACGCGCTTCTGCTTGTGCTTCAGCCGATAATGGAACGTGAACCGCCATTTGGTCACCATCGAAATCGGCGTTATACGCTGTACATACGAGTGGGTGTAGACGGATGGCACGGCCTTCAACAAGTGTTGGCTCAAATGCCTGGATTCCTAAACGGTGAAGAGTTGGTGCTCGGTTAAGGAGTACCGGATGCTCACGAATAACGTCTTCAAGTACATCCCATACTTCAGAATGCAGACGCTCGATTTTGCGTTTTGCTGATTTAATATTATGAGCTAGACCACGCTCTACCAATTCTTTCATAACGAAAGGTTTGAATAGTTCGATAGCCATCTCTTTTGGAAGACCACATTGGTACATTTTTAAGTTAGGACCTACAACGATAACCGAACGACCTGAATAGTCAACTCGCTTACCAAGTAAGTTTTGACGGAAACGTCCTTGCTTCCCTTTCAGCATATGAGACAACGATTTCAATGGACGGTTACCTGGTCCAGTAACTGGACGGCCACGACGACCATTATCAATCAAAGCATCAACAGCTTCTTGAAGCATGCGCTTCTCATTTTGAACGATGATGCTTGGAGCACCAAGGTCAAGAAGACGCTTTAGACGATTATTCCGGTTGATAACCCGGCGGTACAAGTCATTTAAATCAGATGTTGCGAAACGGCCACCATCTAATTGCACCATTGGACGTAATTCTGGTGGGATAACAGGAAGAACATCTAGGATCATCCAGTCTGGTTTGTTACCAGAGTTACGGAATGATTCGATTACTTCAAGGCGTTTGATCGCACGTGTGCGACGTTGACCTTGAGCAGTCTTCAATTCTTCTTTTAGTGTATCCGTTTCTTTTTCAAGATCGATTTCTTCTAACAAGCGCTTGATAGCTTCTGCACCCATCGCTGCGTAGAATTTCGTTCCGAACTTTTCACGGTATGCACGGTATTCTTTTTCAGAAAGAAGTTGTTTTCTCTCAAGCGGTGTATTCGCAGGGTCTACTACTACGTATGAAGCGAAGTAGATGACTTCTTCAAGAGAACGTGGTGACATATCTAACAATAAGCCCATACGGCTTGGAATTCCTTTAAAGTACCAAATATGAGAAACAGGAGCAGCTAGCTCGATGTGACCCATGCGCTCACGACGTACTTTTGCACGTGTGACTTCTACGCCACAGCGGTCACAGACGACGCCTTTATAACGGACGCGTTTGTATTTCCCACAGTGACACTCCCAGTCCTTTGTAGGACCGAAAATACGTTCACAGAATAACCCATCTTTCTCAGGTTTCAATGTACGGTAGTTGATTGTTTCTGGTTTTTTAACTTCTCCATAAGACCATGAACGAATCTTATCGGGTGAAGCTAATCCAATTTTCATATATTCGAAGTTATTAACGTCTATCAAGGAGCCTACCTCCCTCTAGTGTTGTCTTTAAAAAGACTTCAAGCAGCTCTGCTTTAAGATAGGCGAGAAGGACGAGCCTTCCCGCTGTATAGCATGTAATTATTCAACCGTCCCGGCAGTTTCTTCTACCACTGGTGGTAAAATGCCTAGTGATTCTGCTGATGGTAGATCCTCGTCATCTTCAAGATCGCGAAGTTCTACTTCTTCATCATTGATTGTCATCATTTTGACGTCCATACCTAACGATTGAAGCTCTTTAATTAATACTTTGAATGATTCAGGAACACCTGGTTCTGGAACGCTTTCACCTTTGACAATTGCTTCATATGTTTTCACACGGCCCACAACGTCATCGGATTTAACTGTCAAGATTTCTTGAAGTGTATAAGCAGCACCATAAGCTTCAAGTGCCCAAACCTCCATCTCCCCGAAACGCTGTCCACCAAACTGGGCTTTACCGCCAAGTGGTTGTTGCGTAACAAGTGAGTAAGGTCCTGTAGAACGTGCGTGAAGTTTGTCATCAACCATGTGCGCAAGTTTGATCATGTACATGATTCCAACAGAGACGCGGTTATCAAATGGTTCACCTGAGCGACCATCGTAAAGGACAGTTTTCCCATCACGATTCATGCCCGATTCTTCCATTGTTTCCCACACATCTTCTTCATTCGCGCCATCAAATACAGGAGATGCCATGTGAACACCTAACGTACGAGCAGCCATACCTAAGTGCAATTCTAGCACCTGACCGATGTTCATACGAGATGGTACACCCAGTGGGTTCAACATGATATCAACTGGCGTTCCGTCTGGAAGGAAAGGCATATCTTCTTCCGGCAAGATGCGGGAGATTACCCCTTTATTTCCGTGACGTCCAGCCATTTTATCCCCTACAGAGATTTTACGTTTTTGTACGATATACGCACGAACTAGTTGGTTAACTCCTGGTGGAAGCTCGTCGCCGTCTTCACGGTTAAAGACTTTCACATCAAGAATGATCCCGCCAGCGCCGTGTGGTACACGTAGAGACGTGTCACGTACTTCACGAGCTTTTTCACCAAAGATGGCGTGTAATAGGCGCTCTTCAGCTGTTAATTCAGTAACCCCTTTAGGTGTTACTTTCCCAACAAGAATGTCGCCATCGCGTACTTCAGCACCGATACGGATAATACCGCGATCGTCTAAGTTACGAAGTGCTTCTTCTCCGACGTTTGGAATATCACGAGTGATTTCCTCTGGCCCAAGTTTCGTATCACGAGACTCTGATTCATATTCTTCAATATGCACAGATGTGTAAACGTCATCTTTCACAAGGCGTTCACTCATGATAACAGCATCCTCATAGTTGTAACCATCCCATGTCATGAAGGCAACAAGCACGTTACGACCAAGCGCAAGCTCTCCTGCTTCCATTGATGGGCCATCTGCTAGGATGTCTTTTGTATTGACAACATCCCCAACACGAACGATCGGGCGTTGGTTGTAGCTTGTCCCTTGGTTCGAGCGGATGAATTTTTGAAGCTTGTATATTGTTAAATCGCCTTTTACTTCTTTGCCATCGACTTCTTCGATGCGGCGAACGCGAATTTCTTTTGCTTCGACGTGCTCCACAATACCGTGGTATTTAGCAACAACTGCAGCACCTGAATCACGAGCATTGACGTGCTCCATACCTGTTCCGACATACGGCGCTTCTGGGTTTAATAGAGGCACAGCTTGACGTTGCATGTTCGCTCCCATAAGGGCACGGTTGGAGTCATCATTCTCTAAGAATGGGATACATGCTGTCGCAGCAGAGACTACTTGCTTCGGAGATACGTCCATGTAGTCGATTTGTTCGCGGCGGAATACCGTGTTATCTCCACGGAAACGACCTACGACCTCTTCGTTTTCAAAGCTTCCATCTTCCATAAGGATAGAGTTAGCTTGTGCAACTACATAGTTGTCTTCTTCGTCAGCTGTTAAATAGTCAATGCGGCTTGTCACTTGACCCGTTTCTGGATCGACACGACGATAAGGTGTTTCAATGAAACCAAATTTATTGACCTTTGCAAAACTTGAAAGGGAGTTGATCAAACCAATGTTTGGTCCCTCTGGCGTTTCAATCGGACACATACGACCATAGTGAGAGTAGTGAACGTCACGTACTTCAAATCCTGCACGCTCACGTGTTAAACCACCAGGTCCAAGCGCTGATAGACGACGTTTGTGCGTCAACTCTGCAAGTGGGTTTGTTTGGTCCATGAACTGAGATAACTGAGAGCTACCAAAGAACTCTTTAATAGATGCGATAACTGGGCGAATATTGATCAGCTGTTGCGGCACGATAGATTGTGTGTCATTGATTGACATACGCTCACGTACAACACGCTCCATACGAGATAACCCGATACGGAACTGGTTCTGAAGCAATTCTCCAACTGAACGCAGACGACGATTCCCAAGGTGATCGATATCATCTGTGTTTCCTACGTTGTATAAAAGGTTAAAGAAGTAACTGATAGAAGAAATAATATCGGCTGGCGTGATATTTTTGATTGCTTCTTCTACATAAGCATTACTGATAACGTTGATTTCTTTCTGATTCTCATCATTTGGTGCATAGATTTTCACAGATTGAATCACGATATCATCTTCAAGTACTCCACCTACTTGTGAAAGTGTTTTAAAACCAATGCCACTTTCTAGGTTAGGAATTAAGCGGTCCAATACGCGACGGTCGATCATTGTGCCTTCTTCTACAAGAATTTCTCCTGTTTCAGGGTCTACAAGTGTTTCAGCGATCGTTTGGTTGAACAGACGGTTCTTGATATGAAGCTTTTTATTCATTTTATAGCGACCTACATTCGCTAAATCGTAACGTTTTGCATCAAAGAAACGAGAGTACAGAAGGCTCTTCGCGCTATCTACTGTTGGCGGCTCGCCTGGACGTAGACGCTCATAGATTTCAAGGAGTGCTTTGTCTGTTGTTTCTGTGTTATCTTTTTCAAGCGTGTTACGCAAGTATTCGTTGTCACCAAGAAGATCAATGATTTCTTGGTCCGTTCCGAAACCGATAGCGCGTAGCAACACAGTAACCGGTAATTTACGTGTACGATCGATACGAACATAAACAACGTCTTTTGCATCGATTTCATACTCGAGCCATGCACCACGGTTTGGAATCACTGTAGCGCCGAAGCCTTTTTTACCGTTTTTATCTGTTTTATCGTGGAAATATACACTTGGGGAACGAACTAACTGAGAAACGATAACACGTTCAGCACCATTAATAACAAATGTGCCCGTCTCTGTCATAAGTGGGAAGTCACCCATAAATACATCTTGTTCTTTCACTTCGTCCGTCTCTCTGTTGTGAAGACGTACTTTCACACGAAGTGGCGCTGCATAAGTTGCATCACGCTCTTTTGATTCGTCTACTGAGTACTTAGGTTCACCAAGCTTGTAGTCGACGAATTCAAGGGATAAATTCCCTGTAAAGTCTTCGATTGGAGAAATATCTTTAAACATTTCACGCAATCCTTCTTCTAAAAACCACTCATAAGATGCTGTCTGAATCTCAATCAGATTCGGTAAATCTAGCACCTCACTAATACGCGCAAAACTTCTACGCTGGCGGTGTTGTCCGTACTGAACTAGTTGACCTGTCAACTTATTCACCCCTCAAGAAACAATTTTCTTTCTTCGCTTGCAATGCAGCGGTGTAGACAAAAAGAAAACGAGTTCTAAGTTAGAGCTCATTTTCGATTCCATAAAAGATTGATGGAGCGTGCTTTAAAAATGGGCATACTCCTACAAAATAATATTTTTGCATTTTATTATAATATCACAGCCGATTTGTCAAGTCAATATTTCTTGGCCTTTAAAATCCAATATCCCTTGACTTTTTCTGCGACTTCCACTTCATTAAAGTGCTGCTCTAAAAAATCTTTAGTAGACGGCGCACCTTGTTTCTTTTGGATGACGACCCATAATTCGCCGCCACTTGCTAGTCTTTCATGAGCTTCTACGTAAAAACGAAAAATCGTTTCTTTCCCTGCACGAATTGGAGGATTGGTAATAACTGCAGCTAATTCTGTCGGTACTTTTTCCATTCCGTCACTCACATCAATCCGCACATTTTGTACCCCGTTGCGATCTGCATTTTTTTGCGCAAGCTCAACAGCTCGTTCATTGACATCGACCAGATGGACAACTCGGTCCGGGAATGATTTTGCTAGAGTTATGCCGATTGGACCGTAGCCACAACCCACGTCTGCAAAGTTTCCTTCGATCTGCGGTGCCTGAAATGCCTCCATGAGAACACGGGAGCCAAAATCTACTCCACTTTTGCTGAAAACTCCCCGGTCTGTTTCCAATGTGAACTTCTGTCCACGGCCGGTATGTTGGATCACAGATGGATTACTTTCGACGTCTGGACGATTCGAATAATAGTGGTTGCTCATGACATTCCCCTCCTTCGCAAAACGTAAAAAGAAGAAAAGCCCGTCACCAATATGACGGG
Protein-coding regions in this window:
- the rpoC gene encoding DNA-directed RNA polymerase subunit beta'; this encodes MIDVNNFEYMKIGLASPDKIRSWSYGEVKKPETINYRTLKPEKDGLFCERIFGPTKDWECHCGKYKRVRYKGVVCDRCGVEVTRAKVRRERMGHIELAAPVSHIWYFKGIPSRMGLLLDMSPRSLEEVIYFASYVVVDPANTPLERKQLLSEKEYRAYREKFGTKFYAAMGAEAIKRLLEEIDLEKETDTLKEELKTAQGQRRTRAIKRLEVIESFRNSGNKPDWMILDVLPVIPPELRPMVQLDGGRFATSDLNDLYRRVINRNNRLKRLLDLGAPSIIVQNEKRMLQEAVDALIDNGRRGRPVTGPGNRPLKSLSHMLKGKQGRFRQNLLGKRVDYSGRSVIVVGPNLKMYQCGLPKEMAIELFKPFVMKELVERGLAHNIKSAKRKIERLHSEVWDVLEDVIREHPVLLNRAPTLHRLGIQAFEPTLVEGRAIRLHPLVCTAYNADFDGDQMAVHVPLSAEAQAEARLLMLAAQNILNPKDGKPVVTPSQDMVLGNYYLTLERQGATGEGSIFYGPDEVLLAYTNGHVHLHSRIAIAAASLNNQTFTEEQNKMLLLTTVGKVIFNEILPIEFPYINEPTDFNLQVETPAKYFVPTNTDVKKHLEDMEAVSPFKKKILGNIIAEVFKQFHITETSKMLDRMKALGFKYSTRAGITIGISDIVVLPDKGEILEEAQSKVDKVTKQFRRGLITEDERYASVISQWSKAKEVMQDKLMQSLDHLNPIFMMQDSGARGNASNFTQLAGMRGLMANPAGRIIELPIKSSFREGLTVLEYFISTHGARKGLADTALKTADSGYLTRRLVDVAQDVIVREEDCGTDRGLEIGSLMEGTEVIEDFSERIVGRHTKKTVYHPETGAVILEKDGLITTDSAREILDAGLNKLTIRSAFTCNTKHGVCKKCYGLNLATGDTVEVGEAVGIIAAQSIGEPGTQLTMRTFHTGGVAGDDITQGLPRIQEIFEARNPKGQAVISELNGTIENIEEIREGQKEITVQGNVETRKYLAPYNARLKVSEGDTVERGQVMTEGSIDPKELLRVKDVNTVQLYLLKEVQKVYRMQGVEIGDKHIEVMVRQMLRKVRVIEAGETELLPGSLLDVHQFAEANRDAVLEGKLPATCRPVILGITKASLETESFLSAASFQETTRVLTDAAIKGKRDELLGLKENVIIGKLVPAGTGMQRYRQLRLAKDELEEDLEPVGAE
- the rpoB gene encoding DNA-directed RNA polymerase subunit beta yields the protein MTGQLVQYGQHRQRRSFARISEVLDLPNLIEIQTASYEWFLEEGLREMFKDISPIEDFTGNLSLEFVDYKLGEPKYSVDESKERDATYAAPLRVKVRLHNRETDEVKEQDVFMGDFPLMTETGTFVINGAERVIVSQLVRSPSVYFHDKTDKNGKKGFGATVIPNRGAWLEYEIDAKDVVYVRIDRTRKLPVTVLLRAIGFGTDQEIIDLLGDNEYLRNTLEKDNTETTDKALLEIYERLRPGEPPTVDSAKSLLYSRFFDAKRYDLANVGRYKMNKKLHIKNRLFNQTIAETLVDPETGEILVEEGTMIDRRVLDRLIPNLESGIGFKTLSQVGGVLEDDIVIQSVKIYAPNDENQKEINVISNAYVEEAIKNITPADIISSISYFFNLLYNVGNTDDIDHLGNRRLRSVGELLQNQFRIGLSRMERVVRERMSINDTQSIVPQQLINIRPVIASIKEFFGSSQLSQFMDQTNPLAELTHKRRLSALGPGGLTRERAGFEVRDVHYSHYGRMCPIETPEGPNIGLINSLSSFAKVNKFGFIETPYRRVDPETGQVTSRIDYLTADEEDNYVVAQANSILMEDGSFENEEVVGRFRGDNTVFRREQIDYMDVSPKQVVSAATACIPFLENDDSNRALMGANMQRQAVPLLNPEAPYVGTGMEHVNARDSGAAVVAKYHGIVEHVEAKEIRVRRIEEVDGKEVKGDLTIYKLQKFIRSNQGTSYNQRPIVRVGDVVNTKDILADGPSMEAGELALGRNVLVAFMTWDGYNYEDAVIMSERLVKDDVYTSVHIEEYESESRDTKLGPEEITRDIPNVGEEALRNLDDRGIIRIGAEVRDGDILVGKVTPKGVTELTAEERLLHAIFGEKAREVRDTSLRVPHGAGGIILDVKVFNREDGDELPPGVNQLVRAYIVQKRKISVGDKMAGRHGNKGVISRILPEEDMPFLPDGTPVDIMLNPLGVPSRMNIGQVLELHLGMAARTLGVHMASPVFDGANEEDVWETMEESGMNRDGKTVLYDGRSGEPFDNRVSVGIMYMIKLAHMVDDKLHARSTGPYSLVTQQPLGGKAQFGGQRFGEMEVWALEAYGAAYTLQEILTVKSDDVVGRVKTYEAIVKGESVPEPGVPESFKVLIKELQSLGMDVKMMTINDEEVELRDLEDDEDLPSAESLGILPPVVEETAGTVE
- a CDS encoding class I SAM-dependent methyltransferase is translated as MSNHYYSNRPDVESNPSVIQHTGRGQKFTLETDRGVFSKSGVDFGSRVLMEAFQAPQIEGNFADVGCGYGPIGITLAKSFPDRVVHLVDVNERAVELAQKNADRNGVQNVRIDVSDGMEKVPTELAAVITNPPIRAGKETIFRFYVEAHERLASGGELWVVIQKKQGAPSTKDFLEQHFNEVEVAEKVKGYWILKAKKY